A DNA window from Selenomonas sp. oral taxon 126 contains the following coding sequences:
- a CDS encoding flavodoxin codes for MAKVAVVYWSGTGNTQKMAEALVEGAQGAGADVELFEVDSFTVDQIDSYDGLALGCPSMGAEELEEGSYEPFFADAVASGKLSGKPVVLFGSWGWGAGAWMETWSERTKEAGANLVDTFIVENEPDDEGIEGSKNLGAALVGAC; via the coding sequence ATGGCAAAAGTAGCAGTTGTGTACTGGTCCGGCACGGGCAACACGCAGAAGATGGCAGAGGCTCTCGTTGAGGGTGCACAGGGCGCAGGCGCTGATGTCGAGCTCTTCGAGGTGGACAGCTTCACTGTCGATCAGATCGACAGCTACGACGGACTCGCACTCGGCTGCCCCTCGATGGGTGCTGAGGAGCTTGAAGAGGGCTCGTATGAGCCGTTCTTCGCAGATGCTGTCGCGAGCGGCAAGCTCTCCGGCAAGCCGGTCGTGCTCTTCGGCTCGTGGGGCTGGGGCGCAGGCGCGTGGATGGAGACTTGGTCCGAGCGCACGAAGGAAGCGGGTGCAAATCTCGTCGACACGTTCATTGTCGAGAACGAGCCGGATGATGAGGGGATCGAGGGCAGCAAGAACCTCGGCGCAGCACTCGTCGGTGCGTGCTGA
- a CDS encoding DUF3793 family protein, whose amino-acid sequence MRCPDFEHLLGYHAAPLLAGLTAGSLLSFQKSRFQDFDAMLASYEPCFSCKGISTFRVAEGEEYVLILFYRAELVARALAAPAAQTILCEAGYRMTDSMEEHLAFLRLRMRVRKTLPPEVGLFLGYPPEDVREFITRRGQDFVCSGYWKVYTNEAEARALFEAYSACTQEFCTRLEAGRPLAELVQAV is encoded by the coding sequence ATGCGTTGTCCGGATTTTGAGCATTTGCTCGGCTATCACGCTGCACCATTGCTGGCGGGGTTGACGGCAGGCAGTCTGCTGTCGTTCCAAAAGAGCCGCTTTCAGGATTTTGACGCAATGCTCGCGTCCTACGAACCCTGTTTTTCCTGCAAGGGAATCTCGACGTTCCGCGTGGCGGAGGGAGAGGAGTATGTCCTCATTCTCTTTTACCGTGCGGAGCTTGTGGCGCGTGCGCTCGCTGCACCTGCAGCGCAGACGATTCTGTGCGAGGCGGGCTACCGCATGACGGACAGCATGGAGGAGCATCTCGCCTTCCTGCGTCTCCGCATGCGTGTGCGCAAGACACTCCCGCCGGAGGTCGGCCTTTTTCTCGGCTATCCTCCGGAGGATGTGCGTGAATTCATTACGCGGCGGGGACAGGATTTCGTATGCAGCGGATACTGGAAGGTCTACACGAACGAGGCCGAGGCACGGGCGCTCTTTGAAGCGTATTCGGCCTGTACTCAGGAGTTCTGTACGCGGTTGGAGGCGGGACGGCCTCTCGCCGAGTTGGTGCAGGCAGTATAG
- a CDS encoding methionine ABC transporter ATP-binding protein — protein MIHLKNIVKTYEGDIHALRGIDLHIERGSIYGIIGLSGAGKSTLIRCINMLERPTSGEVLIDGRDLMQMSESDLREERRHIGMIFQHFNLLSSATVYDNVAFPLKLVGKSEGEIKPKVTELLALVGLADKADAYPSQLSGGQKQRVGIARALASDPKVLLCDEATSALDPQTTKSILALIRDINRRMGLTVVVITHEMQVIKDICDRVAVIDGGVIAEEGDVVDVFTAPREPITKEFISVLLSNELPTAFRGNPIEETPSRDSYMLLRLTFLGESADNPVLADMIRLFPDIEVTMLFGTLDQIKELPFGRMIIGMRGERREIEAAISYLSAQHLKQEVIGYVRRNAAAPH, from the coding sequence ATGATACATCTGAAAAATATTGTCAAAACATACGAGGGCGATATTCACGCGCTGCGCGGCATCGACCTCCATATCGAGCGTGGGAGCATTTACGGCATCATCGGGCTCTCGGGCGCGGGCAAGTCCACGCTCATCCGCTGCATCAATATGCTCGAGCGCCCGACGAGCGGCGAGGTGCTGATTGACGGGCGCGATCTCATGCAGATGAGTGAAAGCGATCTGCGCGAGGAGCGCCGCCACATCGGCATGATCTTCCAGCATTTCAACCTGCTGTCCTCCGCGACCGTCTACGACAACGTCGCGTTCCCACTGAAACTCGTGGGCAAATCCGAGGGCGAGATCAAGCCGAAGGTGACGGAGCTGCTTGCCCTCGTCGGGCTTGCGGACAAGGCGGACGCCTATCCCTCGCAGCTCTCGGGCGGGCAGAAGCAGCGCGTCGGCATTGCGCGCGCGCTCGCGAGCGATCCGAAGGTGTTGCTCTGTGACGAGGCGACCTCTGCACTCGACCCACAGACGACGAAGTCCATCCTCGCGCTCATCCGCGACATCAACCGCCGTATGGGGCTGACCGTCGTCGTCATCACGCACGAGATGCAGGTCATCAAGGACATCTGCGACCGCGTTGCCGTCATCGACGGTGGCGTCATCGCCGAGGAGGGCGACGTAGTGGACGTGTTCACCGCGCCGCGCGAGCCGATTACGAAGGAGTTCATCAGCGTCCTCCTCTCGAACGAGCTGCCGACGGCATTTCGCGGCAATCCCATCGAGGAGACGCCGAGCCGCGACAGCTATATGCTCCTGCGCCTCACCTTCCTCGGGGAGAGCGCGGACAATCCCGTGCTCGCGGACATGATCCGCCTCTTCCCCGATATCGAGGTCACAATGCTCTTCGGCACGCTCGACCAGATCAAGGAGCTGCCGTTCGGCCGCATGATTATCGGCATGCGCGGCGAACGCAGGGAGATCGAGGCAGCGATTTCGTATCTTTCTGCACAGCATTTGAAACAGGAGGTGATCGGCTATGTCCGCCGAAACGCTGCCGCTCCTCACTAA
- a CDS encoding methionine ABC transporter permease, whose product MSAETLPLLTKALGETIYMVALSMAISTAIGIPLGVLLHVTSKGEILDAPMVNRTVGAVVNAVRSIPFIILMVAIIPLTRLIVGSAIGTTAAMVPLVIASVPFIGRQVETSLREVPHGLVEAALSMGATPMQIITRVLLPESMPGIVSQLTTVIIALVGESAMAGAIGGGGLGDLAIRYGYQRFRPEIMIATVVILIVLVQLVQFAGNTLAARLNKR is encoded by the coding sequence ATGTCCGCCGAAACGCTGCCGCTCCTCACTAAGGCGCTGGGCGAAACGATCTACATGGTCGCCCTTAGCATGGCGATCTCGACCGCCATCGGCATCCCGCTCGGCGTGCTCCTGCACGTCACGAGCAAGGGGGAGATCCTCGACGCACCGATGGTCAATCGCACCGTCGGCGCAGTTGTCAACGCCGTGCGCTCCATTCCGTTTATCATCCTGATGGTTGCCATCATCCCTTTGACCCGTCTCATCGTCGGGTCTGCCATCGGCACAACGGCGGCGATGGTGCCGCTCGTCATCGCCTCCGTTCCCTTCATCGGGCGGCAGGTGGAGACATCGCTGCGCGAAGTGCCGCACGGACTCGTTGAGGCGGCGCTCTCGATGGGCGCGACGCCGATGCAGATCATCACGCGCGTGCTGCTGCCGGAGTCCATGCCGGGCATCGTCAGCCAGCTCACGACGGTCATCATCGCCCTCGTCGGCGAGTCCGCAATGGCGGGCGCAATCGGCGGCGGCGGTCTCGGGGATCTTGCGATCCGCTACGGCTACCAACGCTTCCGCCCCGAAATCATGATTGCGACCGTCGTCATCCTCATCGTTCTCGTCCAGCTCGTGCAGTTTGCGGGCAACACCCTCGCCGCACGACTGAATAAGAGATAG
- a CDS encoding MetQ/NlpA family ABC transporter substrate-binding protein — protein MKKLLTLVLALTTLALVGCGGGADNAGKSEKVVKVGASPVPHAEILEVIKPELEKDGIKLEIVEFNDYVQPNLATNDKEIDANFFQHEPYLKNFITEHPELKLANVLGVHVEPMGIYSHKIKNINEVKDGAQVSIPSDPTNGGRALLLLERAGLLKLKDGVGAAATVQDVVDNPKKLVFKEIEAPQLPRTLDDVDISVINTNWAMQADLVPTRDALFMEDKTSPYVNILVVRQGDENRPEIQALMKALHSEAVKNFINEKYKGAIIPAF, from the coding sequence ATGAAGAAATTACTCACCCTCGTCCTCGCGCTCACCACGCTCGCCCTCGTCGGCTGCGGCGGCGGTGCGGATAATGCCGGTAAGTCGGAGAAGGTCGTCAAGGTCGGCGCCTCCCCCGTCCCCCACGCCGAAATTCTCGAAGTCATCAAACCCGAGCTCGAAAAGGACGGCATCAAGCTCGAGATCGTCGAGTTCAACGACTACGTGCAGCCAAACCTCGCGACGAACGACAAGGAAATCGACGCGAACTTCTTCCAGCATGAGCCGTACCTCAAGAACTTCATCACCGAGCATCCCGAGCTGAAGCTCGCGAACGTCCTCGGCGTCCATGTCGAGCCGATGGGCATCTACTCGCACAAGATCAAGAACATCAACGAGGTGAAGGACGGCGCACAGGTCTCCATCCCGAGCGACCCGACCAACGGCGGACGCGCCCTGCTCCTCCTCGAGCGTGCAGGCCTCTTGAAGCTCAAGGACGGTGTCGGCGCTGCCGCAACCGTGCAGGATGTCGTCGACAATCCGAAGAAGCTCGTCTTCAAGGAGATCGAGGCGCCGCAACTGCCGCGCACCCTCGACGATGTCGACATCTCCGTCATCAACACGAACTGGGCAATGCAGGCGGATCTCGTGCCGACGCGCGATGCCCTCTTCATGGAGGACAAGACCTCCCCGTACGTCAACATCCTCGTCGTCCGTCAGGGCGATGAGAACCGCCCCGAGATTCAGGCGCTCATGAAGGCGCTCCACTCCGAGGCAGTCAAAAACTTCATCAACGAGAAGTACAAGGGCGCGATCATCCCCGCATTCTAA
- a CDS encoding TonB-dependent receptor plug domain-containing protein yields the protein MSEKRKKKQLVAGVLWMLMVGALSHPAAAAETTPAPAPAQDGAYTTPDITVEAKRPAWEEILSPGTVTVIRPEEFQGEQKTLPDFLKMVPGVHVREVNGKGQYTTVTVRGSTAAQVGVFVDGVLTNLGGDAAVDISTIPVSNVERIEVYRGYIPARFAGTFIGGVINIVTKRPTGAHGSAEIGPGSFGSRKASVEVTAPVGSGSLLFGFNHEQRDGDFPYHSYAADQFYTNTQLGKQVLDTRKELQGYLSMTATEKSAYDAANGAGAWQSKVDSCVQWLEDNGVRESDSADNPQRRRKYNDYRNTDLLIKWQNDDWMIKGTYKKVNRHLPDSLWVSTNSYFDMIVPGLETDRYDLYKYDSRRQTIDAAELLVQRRYIGKRYEWGWMIDYLNQSKDYRAEHIDDRLRKQIRIPMREWSKYRSNKYNVQVDGTYELGKNNMLDFQMNYSHERMKIQGDGLDDVIDDVQAGIGNLWAQMRNQFDQNIFNVQLQDTITLDKQRTWQLTPAIRYNRSEIVGYSKFGRFNPLKTYRWVHPEDSQVDSKVTWQLALKKEFTPHFSMRMTGGTYFRLLNMYEIAGDGAGILPAPMDYQGSGAKFPQPEYGKQFDLSAIWDGSALGADNRTTLTYFWRDTERMLYLYRAGLNYSSYFNDMRGKAHGIELQTNFHWKKFDLDLEGTYLQISAQRRNSSPGVHYGWSEVRPTYQPKWEGNLRLTYRPTEKWLFFGETHHISKYYTHYAIPQVSDPIEKELAGRPQEALTVVNLGLKWSPKKDMTLTLGCNDVFDRGPQLRVNSVQRYGSSPGKVNIEYPLQGRSYYATFRYEF from the coding sequence ATGTCTGAGAAAAGGAAAAAGAAACAGCTTGTTGCGGGCGTCCTGTGGATGCTGATGGTCGGTGCTCTGTCGCACCCCGCCGCAGCCGCCGAGACGACGCCCGCACCCGCCCCCGCGCAGGACGGTGCATACACAACCCCCGACATCACCGTCGAGGCGAAACGCCCCGCGTGGGAGGAGATCCTTTCCCCCGGCACCGTGACCGTCATTCGCCCCGAGGAGTTTCAGGGCGAGCAGAAGACCCTGCCCGACTTCCTCAAGATGGTGCCCGGCGTCCATGTACGCGAGGTCAACGGCAAGGGACAGTACACGACCGTGACCGTGCGCGGCTCGACGGCGGCACAGGTCGGTGTCTTTGTCGACGGCGTACTCACGAACCTCGGCGGCGACGCGGCGGTCGACATCTCGACCATCCCCGTCAGCAACGTCGAACGCATCGAGGTCTATCGCGGCTACATCCCCGCGCGCTTCGCAGGCACATTCATCGGCGGCGTCATCAATATCGTGACGAAAAGGCCCACGGGCGCACACGGCTCGGCGGAGATCGGTCCCGGCTCCTTCGGCTCGCGGAAGGCATCCGTCGAGGTCACGGCCCCCGTCGGCAGCGGCAGCCTCCTCTTTGGCTTCAACCACGAGCAGCGCGACGGGGATTTTCCATATCACAGCTATGCGGCGGATCAGTTCTATACAAATACGCAGCTCGGAAAACAGGTACTGGACACGAGAAAAGAGCTGCAAGGCTATTTGTCCATGACTGCGACGGAGAAATCCGCATACGATGCTGCAAACGGCGCAGGTGCATGGCAAAGCAAGGTGGACAGCTGTGTTCAGTGGCTGGAAGATAACGGTGTGCGAGAATCCGACTCTGCAGACAATCCGCAGCGCCGGCGCAAGTACAATGATTACAGGAACACAGACCTGCTGATCAAATGGCAGAATGACGATTGGATGATCAAGGGGACATACAAGAAAGTAAATCGTCACCTTCCGGACAGCCTGTGGGTTTCGACAAACAGCTATTTTGACATGATTGTACCGGGGCTGGAGACGGATCGATACGACCTCTACAAATACGACAGCCGCCGTCAGACGATTGATGCCGCAGAGCTGCTCGTCCAGCGCCGTTATATCGGAAAACGCTATGAATGGGGATGGATGATTGATTATCTGAACCAATCGAAGGACTACCGTGCGGAGCACATTGACGACCGCCTGCGCAAGCAGATCAGGATACCCATGCGTGAGTGGAGTAAATACCGCTCCAACAAATACAACGTGCAGGTCGACGGAACTTATGAACTCGGCAAGAACAATATGCTGGACTTCCAGATGAACTACTCGCACGAGCGCATGAAAATTCAAGGCGACGGCTTGGATGATGTCATTGATGATGTGCAGGCAGGCATCGGCAACCTCTGGGCGCAGATGCGCAATCAGTTCGATCAAAACATCTTCAACGTGCAGCTGCAGGATACGATCACGCTCGACAAACAGAGAACGTGGCAGCTGACGCCGGCGATCCGTTACAACCGCTCGGAGATTGTCGGCTACAGCAAGTTTGGTCGCTTCAATCCGCTAAAGACATACCGCTGGGTACATCCCGAGGACAGTCAGGTCGACTCCAAAGTGACATGGCAGCTTGCACTCAAGAAGGAGTTTACCCCCCATTTCTCCATGCGCATGACGGGTGGGACATACTTCCGTCTGCTCAACATGTATGAGATCGCGGGCGACGGTGCGGGCATTCTTCCGGCACCGATGGATTACCAGGGAAGCGGTGCGAAGTTCCCACAGCCGGAGTATGGCAAGCAGTTCGACCTCTCCGCCATCTGGGACGGCAGCGCGCTTGGCGCGGACAATCGGACGACACTGACGTATTTTTGGCGCGACACAGAGCGCATGCTATACCTCTATCGTGCAGGCCTCAACTACAGCTCGTATTTCAACGATATGCGCGGCAAGGCACATGGGATTGAGCTGCAGACCAATTTTCACTGGAAGAAGTTCGACCTCGACCTTGAGGGAACCTATCTCCAGATCAGCGCACAGCGCAGAAACTCCTCCCCCGGCGTACACTACGGCTGGTCCGAGGTGCGTCCGACCTACCAGCCGAAATGGGAGGGCAATCTCCGCCTGACCTATCGCCCGACAGAGAAATGGCTCTTCTTCGGTGAGACACATCATATCTCAAAATACTACACACATTACGCCATTCCGCAGGTCAGCGATCCAATAGAAAAAGAACTCGCAGGACGCCCACAGGAAGCTCTGACCGTCGTCAATCTGGGACTCAAGTGGTCGCCGAAAAAGGACATGACATTGACGCTTGGCTGCAACGATGTATTTGATCGTGGGCCGCAGCTGCGCGTAAACAGTGTACAGAGGTATGGCAGCTCCCCCGGCAAGGTCAATATCGAATACCCGCTACAGGGGCGCAGCTACTATGCGACATTCCGTTATGAATTTTAG